One Dictyostelium discoideum AX4 chromosome 3 chromosome, whole genome shotgun sequence genomic region harbors:
- a CDS encoding MAST family protein kinase, with amino-acid sequence METINNRNPQEINTNETMIENPKDKVSNNNFIPKLNLNNNNLNKINQPGDSETLDNRSNPSSPIESPLSTARISSSHNILFKTRGYYFIKPISKGGYGQVFLAITKSNKFFAIKSINKRDTIGKHMVKELMVERNILVQYQNQSIVKLFECFQTKKKLYMVMEFLHGGDCASLLHSLNTLEEREAKNIIAQIVNGLEFIHSCGIIHRDLKVENLIFDKNGIIKIVDFGFSEVGFTGNSIKNGNKKNNKCLGTPYYMSPEVINKRGYGKTIDWWALGIIIFELLSGETPFVGDNQNMIFEKITNYTNEINFPSYFSEVAIDLIQKLLQVDPLKRLGANGADEVKRHPFFNGVNWSKIYSPESLTFKPKIENEYDSSYFFERENVKKTVSAKKTNNKKPIKRYLFKGFNFKKN; translated from the exons atggaaacaataaataatagaaatcCACAAGAAATTAATACCAATGAAACTATGATCGAAAATCCAAAAGATAAAGTTTCAAA taataattttattcctaaattaaatttaaataataataatttaaataaaattaatcaacCAGGTGATTCTGAAACATTAGATAATCGTAGTAATCCATCCTCTCCAATTGAATCACCACTTTCAACTGCAAGAATTTCATCTTCACAtaatattttgtttaaaactagaggttattattttattaaaccaATTAGCAAAGGTGGATATGGTCAAGTATTTTTAGCCATTaccaaatcaaataaattctttGCCATCAAATCAATTAACAAACGTGATACAATTGGAAAACATATGGTTAAAGAATTGATGGTTGAAAGAAATATATTAGTTCAATACCAAAACCAGtcaattgtaaaattatttgaatgttttcaaacaaaaaaaaaactttatatgGTTATGGAGTTTTTACATGGTGGTGATTGTGCTTCATTATTGCACTCACTTAATACTTTAGAAGAACGTGAagctaaaaatattattgctCAAATTGTTAATGGTTTAGAATTTATTCATAGTTGTGGTATCATTCATAGAGatttaaaagttgaaaatttaatttttgataaaaacggaattatcaaaattgttgattttggtttttctGAAGTTGGTTTCACCGgtaatagtattaaaaatggaaataaaaaaaataacaaatgtTTGGGAACACCTTACTACATGTCTCCAGAAGTAATTAATAAACGTGGATATGGTAAAACTATTGACTGGTGGGCATTGGGTATCATCATTTTTGAATTGTTAAGTGGTGAAACCCCATTCGTTGGTGATAATCAAAATatgatttttgaaaaaatcaCTAACTAtacaaatgaaataaattttcCATCTTATTTTTCTGAAGTtgcaattgatttaattcaaaaattattacaagtAGATCCATTAAAGAGATTAGGTGCAAATGGTGCTGATGAAGTTAAAAGACATCCATTCTTTAATGGAGTAAATTGGAGTAAAATTTATTCTCCAGAATCTTTGACATTCAAGccaaaaatagaaaatgaatATGATTCcagttatttttttgaaagagaaaatgttaaaaaaacaGTTTCTgctaaaaaaacaaacaacaaaaaaccaattaaaagataCCTTTTCAAAggtttcaattttaaaaaaaattaa